A genomic window from Dehalococcoidia bacterium includes:
- a CDS encoding CBS domain-containing protein, with the protein MKLTIDFIVYLLIFILSILIYVLINYSLSILGYRTFGLTNDDFDDSDIEKYTENTSDTLSYEAYILAIFIRNFIISIGVGSFILFIVRLGFLSDLESYKILIVSLFYFFVLVISIVITNRIFSILNSKLYFLAIGVGRFLETFSSIPKFKGFIRYVGIPTSTESNDDEKATATLIETLDLLESDQIPAHQEDLRMIRGILRMDDLRVSEIMKPRPDIISASIDESISSIIEKMKVGGYSKIPVYNSDQNSIKGVLFARDILSLEKEEIDNQTISSLLRQPLYIPESQNLETLLKEFQTHSTSIGIVLDEHGSVSGLVTVTDLIEEIIGELADEFDVDPPEIQEIRQGIFLLDATLSIDQINRKFNLKIDNEGISTIGGFIYSQLGRIPSSGDVVETNDAFITVRSVVGRRIKRVSLTLK; encoded by the coding sequence GTGAAATTGACGATTGATTTTATAGTCTATCTTCTTATATTTATTCTTTCAATATTAATATATGTTCTAATAAATTATTCTCTAAGTATTCTTGGCTACAGAACATTTGGGCTTACAAATGATGATTTTGATGATTCGGATATTGAAAAATATACTGAAAATACTTCAGATACACTTTCTTATGAAGCATACATCCTGGCTATCTTTATAAGAAATTTTATTATTTCAATTGGAGTAGGGTCATTTATTTTATTCATAGTAAGGTTAGGTTTTTTATCTGATCTTGAAAGCTATAAAATACTAATTGTTTCGTTATTTTATTTTTTTGTTCTAGTGATTTCTATAGTTATAACTAATAGAATTTTTTCTATACTTAATTCCAAATTATATTTTTTAGCAATTGGGGTTGGTAGATTTTTAGAAACTTTTTCAAGTATCCCAAAGTTTAAGGGATTTATAAGATATGTGGGTATTCCTACATCCACAGAGTCTAATGATGATGAAAAAGCAACTGCTACCTTGATAGAAACTCTAGATTTACTTGAATCAGATCAAATACCTGCTCATCAAGAAGACCTAAGAATGATTAGAGGAATCTTGAGAATGGATGATCTAAGAGTAAGTGAAATCATGAAACCTAGGCCTGATATTATTTCAGCTTCTATAGATGAATCAATCTCAAGTATTATTGAAAAAATGAAAGTAGGCGGTTACTCAAAAATACCAGTATATAATTCTGATCAAAATTCAATTAAAGGTGTTTTGTTTGCAAGAGATATCTTGAGCTTAGAAAAAGAAGAAATAGACAATCAAACCATATCATCATTATTGAGGCAACCACTATACATACCTGAATCCCAAAATTTAGAAACACTATTGAAAGAATTTCAAACACATAGTACATCAATTGGAATAGTTCTTGATGAGCATGGATCTGTATCAGGATTAGTAACTGTTACAGACTTAATTGAAGAAATAATTGGTGAGCTTGCTGATGAATTTGATGTAGATCCACCTGAAATACAAGAAATAAGACAAGGAATTTTTCTTCTTGATGCTACTTTATCAATTGATCAAATAAATAGAAAATTTAATCTTAAAATCGATAATGAAGGTATATCTACAATTGGCGGATTTATCTATTCTCAATTGGGAAGAATTCCATCTTCTGGAGATGTTGTTGAAACTAATGACGCATTTATCACAGTTAGGTCAGTTGTTGGAAGAAGAATTAAGAGAGTCTCTCTTACATTGAAATAA
- the topA gene encoding type I DNA topoisomerase, translated as MSKNLVIVESPTKAKTLQRFLGKEYLVEASIGHINNLQSGYKAKYTGPVVGLDEDFEPIWEYEKGAKTRIDKLSKLAKNCEKIYLAADPDREGEGIAFHVANALIEKGQSDEKFKRVVFHEITESAVKDAFEKAGKLNMDLVDAHIGRRLVDRLVGFSLSGLTSSLLRLKRLSVGRVQSVAVSIIKDKEDEINAFIPQEYWNITGDFSKNKQSYQGKLYDIEGVSGKNLTISNEAEAKNIQLEIEKLKYKILSIKSNLRKTKPRPPFTTSSLQQDASSRLRMAPSRTMSIAQQLFQGIDLGNGEEGLITYMRTDSNVLSEDSLSQVGNFIQNNYGNDYHSQTKYKTKSANAQEAHEAIRPTSISRTPESIRNVLSEDQYKLYDLIWKRTVASQMAESQNKKTVIITSSENEKYKFMSEYDELVFEGFKKLFPQKESNKVPNMTENELVDLEDILKEQKFTQHTPRYSEASLIKTMEELGVGRPSTYASILNTIKEKKYVWVINRSIYISPVGNALVEELKKHFSESVMDYKFTEKMENDLDQISNGNLGRNEFIKSFWENFEPIKNNYEKIADENPRNPSEYNFLRTNIICSSKTPCINSETGEEFQENDPPLGQKSLDNSLEKLPRMIWIRFRNKKGDGGFLACEDRDCKVTADESAWAGSGRRRTRTIEALKKAMKEKCIH; from the coding sequence TTGTCAAAAAATCTAGTTATTGTTGAATCTCCTACTAAAGCAAAAACCTTACAAAGATTTTTAGGTAAAGAATATTTAGTTGAAGCGTCTATTGGGCATATTAATAATTTGCAGTCTGGCTATAAAGCAAAATATACAGGCCCGGTTGTTGGATTAGATGAAGATTTTGAACCGATTTGGGAATATGAAAAAGGAGCCAAAACTAGGATTGATAAACTATCCAAATTAGCAAAAAATTGTGAGAAAATTTATCTAGCAGCTGACCCTGATAGAGAAGGAGAAGGTATAGCTTTTCATGTTGCTAATGCGCTCATTGAAAAAGGGCAGTCAGATGAAAAATTTAAGAGAGTTGTTTTTCATGAAATAACTGAAAGTGCTGTAAAAGATGCTTTTGAAAAAGCAGGAAAATTAAATATGGATTTAGTGGATGCTCATATTGGTCGAAGACTAGTTGATAGGCTTGTCGGTTTTTCATTGAGTGGGCTCACCTCATCATTACTGAGGCTTAAAAGACTATCTGTAGGAAGAGTTCAATCTGTTGCAGTAAGTATTATTAAGGATAAAGAAGATGAAATCAATGCATTTATTCCGCAAGAATATTGGAATATAACTGGTGATTTTTCTAAAAATAAACAATCCTACCAAGGCAAACTTTACGATATTGAAGGAGTATCTGGTAAAAATCTTACGATATCAAATGAAGCTGAAGCAAAAAATATTCAATTAGAAATTGAAAAACTTAAGTATAAAATTTTATCTATTAAATCAAATCTTAGAAAAACTAAGCCAAGACCTCCATTTACTACAAGCTCCCTACAACAAGATGCTTCATCAAGACTAAGAATGGCACCATCTAGAACGATGTCAATAGCTCAGCAATTATTTCAAGGGATTGATTTGGGTAATGGAGAAGAAGGCCTAATAACATATATGAGAACAGACTCAAATGTTTTATCAGAAGATTCACTAAGCCAGGTAGGTAATTTTATCCAAAATAATTATGGGAATGATTATCATAGCCAAACAAAATATAAAACTAAATCTGCAAATGCACAAGAAGCTCATGAAGCGATAAGACCTACTTCTATATCAAGGACTCCAGAATCTATTAGAAATGTGTTAAGTGAAGATCAGTACAAGCTATATGACTTAATTTGGAAAAGAACAGTAGCCAGTCAAATGGCAGAAAGTCAAAACAAAAAAACTGTAATAATAACTTCATCTGAAAATGAAAAATATAAATTCATGTCAGAGTATGATGAATTGGTTTTTGAGGGATTCAAAAAGCTATTTCCTCAAAAAGAATCAAATAAGGTACCCAATATGACTGAAAATGAATTAGTAGATCTAGAAGACATCCTAAAAGAACAAAAATTTACCCAACACACACCAAGATATTCAGAAGCTTCATTAATAAAGACTATGGAAGAACTTGGAGTTGGAAGACCGAGTACCTATGCAAGCATATTAAACACAATCAAGGAAAAAAAATATGTTTGGGTTATTAATAGATCAATATATATAAGCCCAGTTGGAAATGCTTTAGTTGAAGAATTAAAAAAACATTTTTCTGAAAGTGTAATGGACTATAAATTTACTGAAAAAATGGAAAATGATCTTGATCAAATATCAAATGGGAATCTTGGTAGAAATGAATTTATAAAATCATTTTGGGAAAACTTTGAGCCAATTAAGAATAATTATGAAAAAATAGCTGATGAAAACCCAAGAAATCCTAGTGAGTATAATTTCTTAAGAACAAATATTATCTGCTCATCAAAGACACCTTGTATCAATTCAGAAACTGGAGAAGAATTCCAAGAAAATGATCCGCCTCTAGGTCAAAAATCTTTAGATAATTCCTTAGAAAAATTACCTAGAATGATATGGATTAGATTTAGAAATAAAAAAGGTGATGGTGGTTTTCTTGCTTGTGAAGATAGAGATTGTAAAGTTACAGCAGATGAGAGTGCATGGGCTGGTTCAGGTAGAAGAAGAACTAGAACAATTGAAGCTCTTAAAAAAGCTATGAAAGAAAAATGTATACATTAA
- the rpsO gene encoding 30S ribosomal protein S15 has translation MENDPSIIKLLKHDKDTGSSEAQIISMTSRINQLNEHFKTHKHDQSSRRGLIKIVGKRRRLLKYLRENDSPKYDEVVKTLNLRR, from the coding sequence TTGGAAAACGATCCATCTATAATAAAATTATTAAAGCATGATAAAGACACTGGTTCATCAGAGGCTCAAATAATCTCAATGACTAGTAGGATCAATCAACTTAACGAACACTTCAAGACTCATAAACACGACCAATCATCAAGACGTGGACTCATAAAAATCGTAGGCAAAAGGCGCAGGCTTCTTAAGTATTTAAGAGAAAATGATTCTCCAAAGTATGATGAAGTAGTAAAGACTTTAAATCTAAGAAGATAA
- a CDS encoding collagen-like protein: protein MKGQYHKLLMIISLLGVSLFMFACAGADGAAGPAGLPGLPGISGEPGAPGAPGLPGEPGSPGNPGPQGPAGEPGPEGPAGPEGKAGSTSGLSAFGSDGSSTIEWHRSADELDIHLAGSGFSPNVEITISAVNSSGFRVNVVGVDKSGVSSLTSDGAGSFEETISLSTSSFSWLDDDGNGVFPIAIQASGGGNIANVSAIVVDAVPGD, encoded by the coding sequence ATGAAAGGTCAATACCATAAATTATTAATGATAATTTCTCTCTTAGGTGTGTCATTATTCATGTTCGCATGTGCTGGAGCTGATGGAGCAGCTGGTCCAGCAGGATTGCCTGGACTTCCAGGTATTTCAGGAGAACCAGGAGCACCAGGAGCACCAGGACTACCAGGAGAACCAGGATCACCAGGTAACCCAGGGCCTCAAGGACCTGCTGGAGAACCGGGACCTGAAGGACCTGCTGGTCCAGAAGGAAAAGCTGGTTCAACGTCTGGACTTTCAGCATTTGGAAGCGATGGTTCATCAACTATTGAGTGGCATAGAAGTGCTGATGAACTCGATATTCATCTAGCAGGATCAGGATTTTCACCCAATGTGGAAATAACTATATCTGCAGTGAATTCCAGTGGATTCAGAGTAAATGTCGTTGGTGTTGATAAATCTGGAGTTTCTTCACTAACATCAGATGGTGCAGGATCTTTCGAAGAAACAATTTCCCTTTCAACAAGTTCATTCTCATGGTTAGATGATGATGGTAATGGAGTTTTTCCAATTGCTATTCAAGCTTCTGGCGGTGGAAATATTGCTAACGTATCTGCTATTGTTGTTGATGCTGTTCCAGGAGACTAA